A single region of the Acidimicrobiales bacterium genome encodes:
- a CDS encoding glutathione peroxidase, with translation MGVFDHPVRSLEGEPVDMTKYLSDACLIVNVASRCGFTPQYRGLQELYERFAGRGLVVMGFPCNQFMEQEPGTAEEIRQFCETTFGVTFPLFEKIEVNGPNRHPIFAELSQIPDQDGNAGDIQWNFEKFLVAPGGAPVRRFRTLVEPTAPELIAEVEAVLPRS, from the coding sequence GTGGGAGTATTCGATCACCCCGTCCGCTCGCTCGAGGGCGAGCCGGTGGACATGACCAAGTACCTGTCCGATGCCTGTCTGATCGTCAACGTCGCGTCCCGCTGTGGCTTCACTCCCCAGTACAGGGGACTGCAGGAACTCTACGAGCGGTTCGCAGGGAGAGGGTTGGTCGTCATGGGCTTCCCATGCAACCAGTTCATGGAACAGGAACCCGGTACCGCCGAGGAGATCAGGCAGTTCTGTGAGACGACGTTCGGGGTGACTTTCCCGCTCTTCGAGAAGATCGAGGTGAACGGCCCCAATCGGCACCCCATATTCGCCGAACTGAGCCAGATCCCCGATCAAGACGGGAATGCGGGCGACATTCAGTGGAACTTCGAAAAATTCCTCGTCGCCCCCGGCGGGGCTCCCGTCCGTCGCTTCCGCACCCTGGTCGAGCCGACAGCTCCCGAACTGATCGCCGAGGTGGAGGCAGTTCTGCCGCGCTCGTGA